A single region of the Nicotiana sylvestris chromosome 6, ASM39365v2, whole genome shotgun sequence genome encodes:
- the LOC104222142 gene encoding uncharacterized protein — MDQNVPVMAKKFWKIVRVAFFMLRKGLSKRKLMFDLSLLMKRGKIASKAAIQNLMFHHNNNNTYGHQCPSSTSSSKEYYEFSCSNSPAFHLPYNLNKRSKHSHHHAPATDDDVLMVNAAVLKALEMIQSETASPALPGFGRTPTARQLRVTDSPFPLRDGEGNSHVDEKADEFISRFYRDLRREAFAFA, encoded by the coding sequence ATGGATCAAAATGTACCAGTAATGGCAAAAAAGTTCTGGAAAATAGTTCGAGTAGCTTTTTTCATGCTGAGGAAAGGGTTATCAAAGAGGAAACTAATGTTTGATCTCAGCTTATTAATGAAGCGTGGCAAAATTGCTAGCAAAGCCGCCATTCAAAACCTCATGTTCcaccataataataataatacctACGGCCACCAATGTCCTTCCTCCACCTCATCTTCCAAAGAGTACTACGAATTCAGCTGCAGTAACAGCCCAGCTTTCCACCTTCCCTATAACCTCAACAAGCGCAGTAAGCACAGTCATCACCATGCACCTGCAACTGACGACGACGTTTTAATGGTGAACGCGGCCGTGTTGAAGGCGTTGGAGATGATTCAGAGTGAAACGGCGTCGCCTGCTTTGCCTGGATTTGGGAGAACTCCTACGGCGAGGCAATTAAGGGTAACTGATTCGCCGTTTCCTCTTAGAGATGGAGAGGGTAACAGTCACGTGGATGAGAAAGCTGATGAATTCATTTCAAGATTCTACAGAGATTTGAGACGAGAAGCTTTTGCTTttgcttaa
- the LOC138871982 gene encoding uncharacterized protein, whose amino-acid sequence MCSIDGLLEIEAEVLQKGKRKRDTVSCREYYCYKLHMRDNEENGVLHSEIKEHLLPTDETQNKLDLISRLFRAKVEEMKTDLLKRNIFEKVAAFMYTTEFQKHVLPHAHFLLILADDYKLLTPEAYDKFVSAELPDADKNSKNEIKEYQSARWVSPPEAMWRLFAFPISEMTPSVYHLQLHLDGLQFVSFRKTDTINSIVKNPMIKKTMLTEFFLMNETNKDAKKLKLLYKNFSQYFVWSSTYKMWIRRQRGNVIGRVVTCHPTEGERYYLRLLLMNVRGPKSYKYLLTVNGICCDTFRESAEKRGLLHCDNNLVECMSEAACYQMPYSLRRLFATILVYCSPRNPRELWEQLENSMSEDFNSLANITAKDIHLAILNHINDILHSMGHDINEFNLVPETIKSSKIATEAKEVYFERNIIVSDEDLLLHTKLNTEQKKAYDIILQRVFSNKSGAFFIDGPGSKQSSLAYFIRDAKLIVWDEVSMAKKNMIEALNSLLKDIMDTNTLFGGKVVVFGGDFRQTLHVVQSGKKEDFIRES is encoded by the exons ATGTGTTCAATTGATGGACTACTTGAGATAGAAGCTGAAGTTCTACAAAAGGGTAAACGAAAAAGGGATACTGTTTCTTGTCGTGAATACTACTGTTACAAACTTCATATGAGAGATAACGAGGAAAACGGAGTTTTACATTCTG AAATAAAAGAACATTTGCTCCCAACTGATGAAACTCAAAATAAGCTTGATTTAATTAGTCGGTTATTTAGAGCAAAGGTAGAAGAGATGAAAACAGATTTATTAAAAAGAAACATATTTGAAAAAGTTGCAGCTTTTATGTACACTACAGAATTTCAGAAACATGTTCTTCCACATGCTCATTTTCTTCTTATACTTGCTGATGACTACAAATTATTAACACCTGAAGCTTACGATAAATTTGTTTCTGCTGAGCTGCCTGATGCTGATAAAAACTC aaaaaatgagatAAAAGAGTATCAATCTGCTAGATGGGTATCACCTCCAGAAGCTATGTGGCGGTTATTTGCCTTTCCTATCAGTGAAATGACTCCAAGTGTTTATCATCTCCAGTTACATCTTGATGGGCTACAATTTGTCTCTTTTAGAAAAACGGACACAATAAATAGTATTGTGAAAAACCCTATGATTAAGAAAACGATGTTGACAGAATTCTTCCTGATGAATGAAACAAACAAAGATGCTAAAAAGCTTAAGTTGTTGTATAAAAATTTTTCACAATATTTTGTATGGTCATCTACTTACAAAATGTGGATTCGACGACAACGAGGTAATGTTATCGGGCGTGTTGTAACATGTCATCCAACAGAAGGAGAAAGATATTACCTTAGATTATTACTAATGAATGTAAGAGGACCAAAATCATATAAATATCTTTTGACAGTAAATGGGATATGTTGTGACACATTTAGAGAATCTGCAGAAAAAAGAGGATTGTTGCATTGTGACAACAACTTAGTTGAATGTATGTCTGAGGCTGCCTGCTATCAAATGCCTTATAGTTTAAGACGTTTATTTGCTACAATATTAGTATATTGCAGCCCTAGAAATCCAAGAGAACTGTGGGAACAACTTGAAAATTCAATGTCTGAAGACTTTAATAGCTTAGCCAATATAACGGCAAAAGATATCCACCTTGCTATCTTGAATCACATTAATGATATACTACATTCTATGGGGCATGATATTAATGAATTTAACCTTGTTCCGGAAACTATCAAATCTTCAAAAATAGCAACTGAAGCAAAGGAAGTgtattttgaaagaaatatcattGTGAGCGATGAAGATTTATTGTTACATACAAAATTAAATACTGAACAAAAGAAGGCATATGACATCATTCTCCAGAGAGTATTTTCTAACAAATCTGGAGCATTTTTTATTGATGGTCCTGGAAG CAAGCAAAGCTCACTAGCATATTTTATTCGTGATGCAAAATTGATTGTTTGGGATGAAGTGTCGATGGCAAAAAAGAATatgattgaagctttaaattCTCTTCTAAAAGATATAATGGACACAAATACGCTTTTTGGCGGAAAAGTAGTTGTATTTGGAGGAGATTTTAGACAAACTCTTCATGTGGTTCAAAGTGGAAAAAAGGAAGATTTCATTCGGGAAA GCTAA
- the LOC104226916 gene encoding uncharacterized protein isoform X1, whose amino-acid sequence MRMHLQILLLLFHGISSGFTLLHHLFRRPSAISDTYRLLSAGFCFVNISIFTEMPADKTTIASTSCSSKKKRQYSTEIISKMKLRRRELYKQLSFDKKESLLSQRRSKEFESKSQCLLLDSTKEGSSFKAKVDLHWKRTLTIRGPCSFTETADISLTAEAAAGPTGGSSKGKNLTDHFSVFELGSTFAATHEGHDTQILAIPNKADIFSVAEAAAGSTGGSGKGKNLTDHFFVFELGSTCGAPHERHDPQALAIPNKDSS is encoded by the exons ATGAGAATGCATCTACAGATACTTCTCCTTCTTTTCCATGGAATTTCATCTGGCTTTACTCTGCTCCATCATCTGTTCCGCCGACCTTCTGCTATCTCAGATACCTATCGACTTCTATCCGcgggtttttgttttgtcaacATCAGTATTTTTACCGAG ATGCCGGCCGATAAAACAACCATAGCATCAACAAGCTGCTCATCTAAAAAGAAGCGTCAATACTCAACAGAAATAATATCTAAAATGAAGCTTCGGCGACGTGAGCTGTACAAACAACTATCATTTGATAAAAAAGAATCGCTTTTATCACAACGACGATCAAAAGAGTTTGAATCAAAAAGTCAATGCCTACTGCTTGATTCCACTAAAGAAGGGTCATCCTTCAAAGCTAAGGTTGACTTGCATTGGAAAAGAACTCTTACAATACGCGGGCCATGTTCTTTTACTGAGACAG CCGATATATCCTTAACTGCTGAGGCGGCTGCTGGGCCGACTGGTGGCTCTAGCAAAGGAAAGAATCTTACTGACCACTTTTCTGTGTTTGAGCTTG GTTCAACATTTGCTGCAACCCATGAAGGACATGATACACAAATATTGGCTATCCCAAACAAAG CCGATATATTTTCAGTTGCTGAGGCGGCTGCTGGATCGACTGGTGGCTCTGGCAAAGGAAAGAATCTTACTGACCACTTTTTCGTGTTTGAACTTG GTTCAACATGTGGTGCACCCCATGAACGACATGATCCACAGGCATTGGCTATCCCAAACAAAGATTCGTCTTAA
- the LOC104226916 gene encoding uncharacterized protein isoform X2, whose translation MRMHLQILLLLFHGISSGFTLLHHLFRRPSAISDTYRLLSAGFCFVNISIFTEMPADKTTIASTSCSSKKKRQYSTEIISKMKLRRRELYKQLSFDKKESLLSQRRSKEFESKSQCLLLDSTKEGSSFKAKVDLHWKRTLTIRGPCSFTETGSTFAATHEGHDTQILAIPNKADIFSVAEAAAGSTGGSGKGKNLTDHFFVFELGSTCGAPHERHDPQALAIPNKDSS comes from the exons ATGAGAATGCATCTACAGATACTTCTCCTTCTTTTCCATGGAATTTCATCTGGCTTTACTCTGCTCCATCATCTGTTCCGCCGACCTTCTGCTATCTCAGATACCTATCGACTTCTATCCGcgggtttttgttttgtcaacATCAGTATTTTTACCGAG ATGCCGGCCGATAAAACAACCATAGCATCAACAAGCTGCTCATCTAAAAAGAAGCGTCAATACTCAACAGAAATAATATCTAAAATGAAGCTTCGGCGACGTGAGCTGTACAAACAACTATCATTTGATAAAAAAGAATCGCTTTTATCACAACGACGATCAAAAGAGTTTGAATCAAAAAGTCAATGCCTACTGCTTGATTCCACTAAAGAAGGGTCATCCTTCAAAGCTAAGGTTGACTTGCATTGGAAAAGAACTCTTACAATACGCGGGCCATGTTCTTTTACTGAGACAG GTTCAACATTTGCTGCAACCCATGAAGGACATGATACACAAATATTGGCTATCCCAAACAAAG CCGATATATTTTCAGTTGCTGAGGCGGCTGCTGGATCGACTGGTGGCTCTGGCAAAGGAAAGAATCTTACTGACCACTTTTTCGTGTTTGAACTTG GTTCAACATGTGGTGCACCCCATGAACGACATGATCCACAGGCATTGGCTATCCCAAACAAAGATTCGTCTTAA